A section of the Acropora muricata isolate sample 2 chromosome 4, ASM3666990v1, whole genome shotgun sequence genome encodes:
- the LOC136912810 gene encoding uncharacterized protein yields the protein MASSACSSSSPSSGKWLRLARLLIDEGTNVLKQFFLISIHPETLQNALKMNSIKLAQIKSKRVICDDDWEKLFPTSGDPPNADKFDITLLHLLIREFSNLPTPAQGWHKLPGETDDSIQADIARVKCFRNELSHRSSTAISESEFEEKWKQISSSLERIQVHIHKQNIQCIKNDPIDDNMRQILEDIIKKWQNSPDKQGREFIYEHSSCLPDQRSEESVYGRSNEIALVKDNVENERVAVVLITGGPGFGKTTVARMAAQKLKEDGQTVLFCSLQGKNTFDEVATEIILSCRKMPGKLPDNLAYWLKNWGKQISGQPTVTVLVLDNADGIIEPKRDRVAFLETLRTMRRLSGNKLTLVITSQLRLPGVESWEEVKLKPLSLEDAKKVLKACVTNEERKLQLHSTELDTIAKLCGFVPLALSIVGSHLSYFPAKGIIENLEKEPMDILEGNSESFCKAIANSFDLLKEDKQDALIALSVFPGSFDYNAAVVALQECSKSNSIPILNSLKNRSLMEQAGFGRYKLHPLIRAFAKMIGETKSRHVLQNSKQLACLHFLSRLEENARVLYWKKDKCKESIKSFGEDRQNYEFCLKNVACQEISSCHPFLKNFTQTCQYLEKCFAPKSYIQFLKRLHACKSFEAQTHPVLRVELLCLLGQEMRRVEEKEKYHEYMEEADGLFSEYAEDFTTNALPHVFYLHSRARFVSEKKKLYDLEPKELYDEALEICENEIPNHPEKALNLLFAGRNEKRRKANEEANEKLETALSMLKNLLGDHFMTALCLKDLADFYFFTKKAGKGLEKALNYYKEAMEVMEKLGTRNQKESILTLKNYGICHERKGNFEEAKKLLLEASLVCDSEIEGDHPWKVNVKTELAVLYDEIARGQETEGDSREELLSKMEECMKEGLDMWHRLNDGHKSISRLGNRNQIVKVLDMYPGRFERESYYPEPL from the coding sequence TCCCGACTTCTGGTGACCCACCAAACGCTGACAAGTTTGATATTACTCTGTTGCATTTGTTGATTCGAGAGTTTTCAAATTTGCCCACGCCTGCTCAAGGGTGGCACAAACTGCCTGGCGAGACCGACGATAGCATACAGGCAGACATCGCTAGAGTCAAATGCTTCAGAAATGAGCTGTCCCATAGGTCCTCTACTGCCATTTCCGAAAGTGAATTTGAAGAGAAGTGGAAGCAAATTTCCTCATCATTGGAGAGAATTCAGGTTCACATCCACAAGCAAAACATTCAGTGCATCAAAAATGATCCAATCGATGATAACATGCGACAAATATTGGAAGATATCatcaaaaaatggcaaaactcaCCGGACAAACAAGGAAGAGAATTCATCTACGAGCATAGCAGCTGCCTACCCGACCAAAGGTCAGAAGAATCGGTATATGGTCGTTCTAACGAGATAGCGCTTGTAAAAGATAACGTTGAAAACGAGAGGGTTGCCGTCGTGTTGATTACTGGTGGACCGGGATTTGGAAAAACGACTGTTGCCAGGATGGCTGCCCAGAAATTGAAGGAGGACGGacaaactgttttgttttgcagtcTTCAAGGAAAGAATACATTTGACGAAGTTGCCACTGAAATCATCCTTTCTTGTCGCAAGATGCCGGGAAAACTACCAGATAATCTTGCATATTGGCTTAAGAACTGGGGTAAACAGATTAGCGGCCAGCCTACAGTTACTGTACTAGTCCTTGACAATGCAGATGGTATCATAGAGCCGAAGAGAGATCGAGTTGCCTTCTTAGAGACTCTGAGAACCATGAGAAGGCTATCAGGCAACAAGCTGACGCTTGTAATCACATCTCAATTGAGGCTCCCAGGCGTGGAGTCGTGGGAAGAAGTGAAATTAAAGCCTCTATCGCTCGAAGATGCTAAAAAAGTACTCAAAGCTTGTGTCACCAATGAAGAGAGAAAACTTCAGCTGCATTCCACAGAGTTGGATACCATAGCCAAGCTTTGTGGTTTTGTTCCACTGGCGCTGTCCATCGTCGGTTCACATCTGTCATATTTCCCTGCAAAAGGCATCATAGAAAATCTTGAAAAGGAGCCCATGGATATCCTTGAAGGGAATTCTGAATCATTTTGCAAGGCCATAGCGAATTCATTTGACCTTTTGAAGGAAGATAAACAAGATGCCTTGATTGCGCTTTCCGTATTTCCAGGATCATTTGATTACAATGCGGCGGTGGTAGCTTTGCAGGAATGTTCTAAATCTAATTCAATTCCGATTCTCAACTCCTTGAAGAACAGATCCCTAATGGAACAAGCAGGTTTCGGAAGATATAAATTGCATCCTCTTATCCGTGCCTTTGCCAAGATGATTGGTGAAACAAAAAGTCGTCACGTTTTGCAAAATAGCAAACAACTGGCCTGTTTACATTTTCTGTCTCGACTGGAGGAAAATGCAAGGGTGTTGTACTGGAAAAAAGACAAATGCAAAGAATCCATTAAATCATTCGGAGAAGACAGGCAAAACTATGAATTTTGTCTTAAAAATGTGGCTTGCCAAGAGATTTCTTCTTGCCATCCCTTTCTCAAGAATTTTACCCAGACTTGTCAGTATTTAGAGAAATGTTTTGCACCGAAATCTTACATTCAATTCTTGAAACGATTGCACGCATGCAAGTCGTTTGAGGCCCAAACTCACCCAGTCCTCCGTGTGGAGCTTTTGTGCCTACTTGGTCAAGAAATGAGACGTgttgaagagaaagaaaaatatcacgAGTATATGGAAGAGGCCGATGGTCTCTTTTCAGAATACGCTGAGGACTTCACGACCAATGCTCTTCCTCATGTCTTCTACCTTCATAGCCGTGCTCgttttgtttcagaaaagaaaaagctcTATGATCTTGAACCGAAAGAGTTGTATGACGAAGCACTGGAAATCTGTGAAAATGAGATTCCCAATCATCCCGAAAAGGCTCTAAACCTGTTATTTGCTGGAAGAAATGAGAAGAGGCGCAAGGCGAATGAAGAAGCAAATGAGAAACTTGAGACAGCTCTTTCAATGCTTAAAAATCTTCTTGGAGATCATTTCATGACGGCTCTGTGTCTAAAGGACCTTGcagacttttatttttttaccaagAAGGCCGGTAAAGGGCTGGAGAAAgcattaaattattataaagaGGCAATGGAAGTTATGGAAAAGCTGGGAACGCGCAACCAAAAGGAAAGCATTTTAACTCTAAAAAATTATGGGATTTGTCACGAAAGGAAGGGCAATTTTGAGGAAGCAAAGAAGCTGCTTCTGGAAGCAAGTCTCGTTTGCGACAGTGAGATAGAGGGAGATCACCCCTGGAAAGTAAATGTTAAAACTGAGCTGGCGGTCTTGTATGATGAAATAGCCAGAGGCCAAGAAACTGAGGGAGATAGTAGAGAGGAATTACTCAGCAAAATGGAGGAATGCATGAAGGAAGGACTGGATATGTGGCACAGGCTCAATGACGGCCACAAATCAATCAGTCGTCTTGGTAACAGAAACCAGATTGTGAAAGTCCTGGACATGTACCCAGGAAGATTTGAAAGAGAGTCATATTATCCGGAGCCTCTTtaa
- the LOC136913646 gene encoding craniofacial development protein 2-like → MTSCLSNDIQAISDIRKTAVINNELLRLRIDIAGLQETRLAESGCLKESDYTFFWHGKKEEKIREYGVGFAVRNSLLDKVQLGDTGTERLLSMRLNTSDGPLNLLCVYALTLTAPDDIKDSFYNQLETTIKGY, encoded by the coding sequence ATGACATCTTGCCTATCCAACGACATCCAAGCAATATCTGACATCCGAAAGACTGCTGTCATTAACAATGAACTACTGCGTCTTCGGATTGACATTGCTGGACTCCAAGAGACCCGACTAGCAGAGTCCGGATGCCTGAAGGAATCTGACTACACCTTCTTCTGGCATGGCAAGAAGGAAGAGAAAATCCGTGAGTATGGTGTTGGCTTTGCAGTGAGAAACTCGCTTCTTGACAAGGTCCAGCTTGGTGACACTGGTACAGAGCGCCTACTTTCCATGCGCTTAAACACTTCAGATGGACCTCTCAATCTACTGTGCGTTTATGCTCTAACTCTTACAGCCCCTGATGACATCAAGGATAGCTTCTACAACCAGCTTGAAACCACGATCAAAGGCTATTAG